A window of Desulfovibrio sp. X2 genomic DNA:
GGAAGCATGAGCCTGCCCTTCGGGTCTATGCTGCGGTATGAATGGCCGCGGAACATCCTGATCTCTCCACCTGCTTTACCACTAATTACCACTTCTTCCCACAACCTCTTCACGGAACCCCCCGAAAATGTCAACCCCCCTCTCCCTTTTTCGGTTCCTTTTTTTTGCAGAAAGGTGAAAGAAAAAATGCAGTAAAAAATAAATAGAATAAAAACATGATGTTAAAAACAATTCACGAGGCATGTAATAGGACACCTTTTGGCAACGTCACGCCGATGCAACAGTGGTCCAGGAGCGGTGGGAGAAAGCGGCTACCACTCTCTCCCACCGGCTGCCCGAGAGGGCCGTATGCCAGCGACCGAGCCCTTTTCAGGGGCTTGTGCGCGCCCCGAGTGGGCGCGAGGTGGGAAAAACGCCGCAGCCTGGGCCGGAATGCGCGGAAACAAAAGGCTTTCCGAGAATCCAGGCTTGCAACGCGGCCTGCAAGTCTGTAAGCCTACCTGACTATAAAGTGTCGGAACGAGGCAGGCGCCTCCGGCTCCGGGAGGGCCGGATCCGGCTTCGCAGATTCCAGCCTCCGCGGCCGGCGCGGCGGCGCGGGTGTCCAGGACGAGGCTCACGAACCCCGAGAAGGGACCATATGGCCGACAAAAAGCTTTCCGATGTCCCGGAGAATCTCAACGAGGAATACTACCAGATCAGCGGCGACATCCTCGACAGCTTCTCGAAGTACCGGCCCCCGCTCGACATCTTCCTCTTCCGCGAGGACATCGCGCGCATCGAGACCTTCTTCCGCGCCGGGGACCGCCTGTCCAACGAGCGGGTGGAGGAGCTCTCCCGGCTGGTCCACGAAGGCTTCATCTTCGTCTCCCGCAAGGACCACCACATCTACGTCAAGCACATCGCGCACCAGCTCGACCTGATCCTGGTGGACAAGAACCTCCAGGAGGGCGAGATCGCGGACATCTTCGCCCAGGCCCTGACCATGCGCATGGAGAACTTCCTGGAGCAGCCGGTCAAGGCCGCCTACGACCGCCTCTACGAGGACATCATGGTCCTCACGGAATACCTCTGGCACGACATCTACCGCATCCGCGCCCTGATGCGCCGCCTGCACGCCGAGCACACCCTGGCCGCGCACTCGGTCAACTGCGGCATCATGGGGC
This region includes:
- a CDS encoding HD-GYP domain-containing protein: MADKKLSDVPENLNEEYYQISGDILDSFSKYRPPLDIFLFREDIARIETFFRAGDRLSNERVEELSRLVHEGFIFVSRKDHHIYVKHIAHQLDLILVDKNLQEGEIADIFAQALTMRMENFLEQPVKAAYDRLYEDIMVLTEYLWHDIYRIRALMRRLHAEHTLAAHSVNCGIMGLALYLRLNAEELKKQQVKRKVFDNLAVGLFVHDLGMSKIPLFLRTKTQALSRDEQAKILAHTTTGIEMLGKLDLRFKEVEACVGEHHERMDGSGYPQKQKGNDISPLGRLCAAVDSYCAMIVKRPFAPAMSPADACAALVKDEKRYDPRMTRALQAIVLTGK